ctcatcatctacgtcacaaaaaacaaacattattataccaaagggatcagatatcacgaagaacacaatgcgcggatatcataaaaagagtacatggattattataccaaagagtacaaggatttacctctaaaacacgctgctggggaaaaccgtattggtacccatcagctatggccatcatatcagcaacagaggagggagggtcaaccactaggttagcttctggagctctaagattcttctcccacatctcagcaacgcgggcttcagaagacaattgcatcattcgacgagtataagcgtccgaattcttctcaccagtgaccactggggcaggattagggacgaacatcaggttcttcttctttagtcaagccaaaatggcatcttctccttcaggcattagcgagtaagggaaatcctcggaaggagactcaaccgcagacttccccttggcggttacctcctcacccgcgcaagtctcgacattaccaccctcagcatgaccacctgcgttctcagctcgctgatcagtggtaccttctttgccaagatccccaagcacatcccaattatcatttggggaaagcaatgagaagtcttcggcaagacccatggaagcattcacatcaaaggattcccccgcggaatatatcctaccgaaagaaaattctggggaaataacgggcaaagtacccacaccaacaatgtcatcgccaacaggggcagatccactcccgccagtaccaccaacggtaatattaccctcagcctcaccatcaccacccgcgacaacttcttcttcaccatcaccacccgcgacaacttcttattcaccattaccaccttcttcatcagggtgagaagtgtcggtacgctcttctccattggacatttcttcatcctcaccatacccttggtttacgggactcgtaacctcctcataaccctcagcctcaccggtaaccgcagtagaagattttttgggtccaagtttcttcttctttgacacctacaaaccagtatatatcccacaaaggctcattttttccctcacttcaaaaatgaaaattatttcaagcaaggaagaaggggcaaaaagatagagaatataagaagaaactataccttggcagcagcagcactcttcgatggatgggtagcaccagaaccctcctcctcatctccatcaacgacatcaagagcataaggaaaattcatgcccgcgaaattcggacgccaaggaaaGAAATCTCCATAatgagcaggaggagtttcacgaggcttgctattttcagaaggacgccaaccgcgtggacccagaatccatccataagcccaaggaccaactacctcaataacagtagcatgccattcataaccatgttcacgcttaatcctttcacgagaaggaaagagtttccgtttagcagatccctcagtaccaggaacatacttcagcttggtatcactcacctcactcaaaagacgaatttcaccacggggagaagcaatattacgaagactaacactccacggcttatggtttctgctgttgacataatccccaaaagaattgttaaaattctgaggagtgtaccactctctctcagcaggatttggaacatagcaggtcatcatagtctctcccttgcttcgcaggtgacattccttcagtgaacgaagataattcccagatagttgtgacacggaacgattatgagtgttcgtggaagagccttcgcgactagacaacacgtcataataaaaggagtcacccgacttatataggggcaacataagacccgcctcgaaggctccaaccgtagtcaacagatgaaactcgtaaaactgataattagcaaggagctcgtaagtgatatcatcgtcaggggcatagaagcgaacctcaaaatcttgaagttcatgtttttccttgaacatctcaagatcaatatgcttgaaagtgaccctcttcttaccaactgaaatgttgcgtatcacggggacagtttcttcttcgtctgcggaatcataagtaggacccaattccgaagctttccttttagaaggaagatttgtagaAGGATcaactctcgacatagtacccttggagtacttccctttgaaaccgcgggaggaggcggcaaagatttctgcggaggcactgaaggaggagccattgaacgaaggggcagagcatccactatttcagtacgatgaggagcccgcgtactcctagattcatcacgaggaggagcctgcgtactcctagaatcttcacgaggatgaggcacaaccttcgcaccggaggaagatgaaatcctatgaccccgaggatccgattgcgaagacttgtgaggaccttccccaagtggagatctgtcagaatctctacgcggaggggatcttggcggactagacggcggggtttggtaaggagacCGCgaacgatcagacatatctacaaggaaacacaaaaacagtttagagaagaatacgaggagatcactaaagatcaaaaaacccataattgatggttcatccggataaacattaaaaaccctaagaactaaaaaatactccatacGACTCCAGGGTTAATACTCAGATACAGACTCACAAACGCTGTAACAAAGAAcatgggcaagcatatatgcttcgacatgtatgatcttcatcacaaaaccaagaatacagcagcaggagacaaacaggtagatacatagataaatcaatgataaacaactaatgaagaaccccatacctgtatagaagaggacgacaagcaccaaccacaatcgaagaaaggaggatcggagatatcaaaagatacaggggcaacaacaatcaagagcgaaagaaacagaaaattgaatgctgttatcttcctcacaagaacagtgataataaatgactaaagaacaagaatagaaaacaagaagagaatgaacactgacaagaagaggataaaagtttttttcacattctctttcctatttatgaagctagagaagacaataactgctcctcgtaccaaggagcagttacggggaaagttaatgcaaagtgggaaacatGTAGGACTACCTTTTTTCTTAAAAATTGCAAAAAACacccaagttagaagaagaggggcaaattgtatgtacacctttcatcatccaccacgtgtacagaaagagacacgtggaaggcatgcaaagcgagacatcaaaacatgataacaagcatctcatcagaagatgtcatcggtcagcagatctgacggtcagggacagaggatcacagaggtgtgatggctcagaggagcaccagataataccccttgggtgttaacacacccaatcccgaggaagatctcagatcaacggccgagaggaagtttggctgacacagatgtgttcagacaaagagacacttgtctgacacgagcagacatccatctacccgcattaaataccaaagagatatacacgtgtcaatcagctcgtggaagaggcgaggataacccttcgtattcaagctcaggccgcggcatatgccgaagacctctgcgtagtaggcacaaagcacaagaagataagattacaacgtcACCTCAGAAAttggacccacgttccaaccctataaatatccctctccactaagagaaaaGGGGTCGAcgattttggagagcaattataggagaatataggagagagaaataggaagagtaagtaatccccctacctccgcagacctatgtatattctaaagtcattcgactatctttgtaaccattcagtacatagtgaaacaccaaccctgtggatgtaggccttagtgccgaaccacgcaaatctgtctcatttacatttcagcaccttacattcagtgttaaacttcatatgctttatatttatacttgattcttggtttatttctttatacgaacattaattatgataatattcgactagacaatgacaaaccCGAAGgtttcgagtcgatgaatcgatataatcatccccgttacgcatacgacgtacaattctaaatttaggatgtatgcgaatattgtttgtgaacacgtggatgacttcgtgatttatgtgttcacacccAGATTTGGCCCATAATAGTTATCCCCGTTAGTTTTTCCCGAAAAACCTTGATTATACTGTAAAATTTATTCTAAACGCGGATGCGACAACCAATTCGAAAGTCACAGGACTTGTTTAACGGACTGTCCAGGATTCTTCACTAGGTCAAGAATGGTGTGTGTTAACTGTTAAAGTTAAATCGTTAACGAGTGTTGTTCTATCAAACGCGCCCTAATGATAAGTATCTGGGAAAAAAAAGGATAATATACCTAAACTACCCATGGGAACAAACAGACGTGAGCACCACTGTTTGGCAAAGCATTGAGGTGATTACTGCTTAGGTTAAGCATGCGCGTAGTGCGTAATGCGTAGTTGTACCTCAGTGTCTGACACACAGTAAATAAATGTCCGGAAGGACAGATGTTAACAACTCAACCGTTCACCAAACCAAATATGGGTCCTCTTTAACCTTAATCTACCCGTCTATAAAGTAAAAACAAACCTCTTTTAAACATTGTACCTCTCTGCGCATTTTAGCAACAAAGCACATTCAATGTTCATAAATGGAGCGCGATTTTGAATGGAATGTAGGTACAATAAAGGTGAAAGAGCAGAAGAGGAAAACAAAAAGGCGcggaaatttctagggttttgagtTCGGGAGTTGCAGGTTGAAGAGACAAAAATGGTGAATCCAAGATGTTTTATGGATGTTAGTATAGGAGGTGAAGTTGAAGGAAGGATAGTGGTGGAGCTGTACAGTGACATTGTTCCTAAAACTGCTGAAAATTTTAGAGCTCTTTGTACTGGTGAGAAAGGAATTGGACCTAATACTGGTGTTCCTCTCCATTTTAAGGTAATTATTTTTCTCTATAAACCCTAAACCTAATGTTAACTGTATTTTTTTAGTAGCTTCTCTGAAAGGTTTCTGGTTGAAGGATTTGTTCTGTACGGTTGGATTTAGGAGTACGTCATGATAATGCACGGTTTGGTCTTGATTTGCATGTGCAAAAGAAATCTTTCTGTGATAAAATCGGCCGTTAAATCATCTCTGTAAAGGCGTTGATGGAAGTGTAAACAAAGTGTAAGAAATTTCGATAGGTGTACTTTGATTATAATAAAGATGTATAATTTTTCTCAGTATTATGACAATTTTTCATCAACAATGTTGTTGTGTGGGAGATTTAAGTAAAGTGCTGGTAAGCCCTAAACGCTAAGAAAATTACGGGTTGCTTATGTGGAGCTAATCGGTGTCCAATTCTTGTTTCAAcaagtatttttttcttttttctttggtaCCTTAGTCTTGTACTCTTGTGCATTTTGGGAGttggtatttattttatttttcttgtggtACCTTAGTCTTGTACTCTTGTGCATTTATCACTACTGTTGTAATGGGAGTTCAACTAGTTAAGAGATTTCAATTTATGTAGTTCAAAAATTTAGGTGAATATATTCTTAGTTACTAGGATTGTTGTAATATGTACTTAGTTTGGAAGAGCCGTCTGAAGCTAATGTGCAAACTCTGAAGATGTTACTTAAAGTCAGTTTGTATGCCCTTCCTTGTTTTTCCAATTCAGACCGCCACCTTTTCTTTAACTCATAAACTGATTATTCAATTTCTTTGAGTTCATTTACCTTTGAAAGTCCTTCTTAAGGAGTGCCCTGTTACCCACAAGTTCTGTTAAGTAATAATATCATGTTGCATATTTTTTTCAGGGTAATTGCTTTCATCGTGTTGTTAAAGGTTTTATGGTCCAAGGAGGAGATATATCTGCTAGAAATGGTACAGGGGGTGAATCTATCTACGGTTTGAAGTTTGatgatgaaaattttgaaatgaaacatgaaagaaaaggAATTTTGTCCATGGCTAATTCCGGACCTAACACAAATGGGTCTCAGTTCTTTATAACTACTACTCGAGCTCCTCATCTCGATGATAAACATGTTGTATTTGGGAAGGTAGTTAAAGGTATGGGAGTTGTTCGTTCCATTGAGCATGTTTATACTGCTGATAGTGATTCTCCTACACTTGACTGTATAATTGAGGATTGTGGAGAAATTCCGGAAGGGGCGGATGATGGAAGTCTTAACTTTTTCAATGATGGTGATACTTATCCGGATTGGCCCATTGATCTTGATGAGAAGCCAAATGAGATTTCATGGTGGATAAGTGCTGTAGATTCTGCTAAGTCATTTGGAAATGAGCACTACAAGGTAAATTATCTGAAGCTATCCATCTCTGTTATCCATGTGTTTGTTCAGATGATATGTAGCATGTTATTTGTCATTTGTTTCGATCAATGCTACCTACAAGCAGCTTCTATGGTCTAATATATGTGTTGTTGCATGATTGTTCCTGGATACAGAAGCAAGACTACAAGATGGCTCTTAAAAAATATCGAAAAGGCTTGCGCTATTTGGACATCTGCTgggataaagaagatattgatgaAGGTCAGCATTCAGCttcattttcatattttttttggcaACCTTTAGTATTAAAACTCTTCTTTCATTATCTTCTGTTGTGTAGAGAAGAGTGCATATCTAAGGAAGGCAAAGTCACAGATTTTCACAAATAGTTCTGTAAGTTTCCCACCATCATTGGATTAATTTATTAAACCCTCCATTATATATGTTAATTTATTAAACCCTCCATTATATATGTTAACAGCATTGctcaattattataattgtaaaGAAAGTTATCTAATTCAGTGGGACTTTCTTTGTGTGAACACCTCCATTTTTGCATACTACATAAATTGCAATGTTGCATAATTTAGGTCATTAAAGACAATGGTGTCACAGAACCTAGGGGTATGTAACTCGAGTGCTGAACTAATTATCTTGAGTGGCTTTTATTTTTATTGATCCATTTGAAATTTTCAGCATTTTTGCACTTTGCTGACTGTGATCGATTGGCATTTCcttgttcttccatttgtttTTTTCTTCACATATTGATTTGCAATTGCACATTGTCTTTGTCGCTTTCTGCTCTTACAGTGCTCAACTTATTTGTGGGAATTCCTTTGTAGTTTAGGCCTAGTTTACTAGGTCTATCCATTGAGCTCCACTCTTAATCTCCTTTTACCTGCATTTCCATGTGTGGTTTACCCATGTTAGGCTTGCAAGCTGAAATTAGGGGATCTGGAAGGGGCATTGTTGGACACTGATTTTGCTTTGCGAGATGGAGAACCAAATGTAAAAGCTCTATTTCGGCAAGGCCAGGTATGTAGTGTCACTTGCGATGATTATACTGGACAATTGTGGTTTCTGTGGGTGAATTAGTGCTGAATTTTTACTTCAGTTGTTTCCTACTCATCATACTATTTATAGTATCAAGAATTTGCCACTATGATATTATTGAATGTCAAAGTTGATTCACATATGATGGTATCTTCTCAATTTGTTAGAGTTGGATTTGTACAATATTGTTACAACTAACGGTTAAGTGGTAATCCAGATACCATGACATGATAGTGAACCATTTAATGTTGATCCAAATAAATTCTGATGTGTCTCAATTTGGCTGGTTGAATACATGGTCTGTCGACTTTCTCTTAATAGTGGTTCTGTTCATCACCAGGCAAATATGGCTCTGAATGCTATTGATGCCGCAGTTGACAGCTTTAAGAAGGCATTAGAGTTGGAGCCAAATGATGGTTGGTTTCTATAACTTTTAAAAAAAGTTTTCAAGTAACCCTGCATTTAATGGCGATGCAAAAGATTAGTTGGTCTCTCTGAATAATCTGTGTCTTTTCAGGTGCAATAAAGAAGGAGCTTGCTGTTGCGAAAAAGAGGGTAAATAAATGCACCCATTATGACAACTTATCTGCTCACATTTTTTTTAGCTTTGTTTTGAAACACAGAAATATGGATTACAGATTGCTGATAGACGCGATCAGGAGAAAAAAGCTTTCTCCAAAATGTTTGGATAGTGTGTACCCACATCCAGGTACTGATAGTTTACGTCAGTTTCTCCCTTCCCATCTTCTTGCTTCTATTCACAGTTGACAGTCAGACATTTTTGACACCTTAGTTGTTATCTCTTTGGGAGACACTGCACCTGAGGCATTGACGCTCTGATTAGTTATATACCAAgtcaactgttttttttttccttttttgttacGGATGTCAGCTAATATGTTTCTTGCATTGCAGGTATCCAAAATAAATTTCTTTATGAAGTTTTCCCTTGTACTATTATGCATTGTATATATATTAACCATAATTGTAACCTCCTGACCAGGCACTTTTTCTTTCAGGTTCCTACCAAGGGGTGCTGAGGGGCTGCAGAGGTACCAGGTCCCTTTTTCTTTCAGGTTCCTGCCAAGGGGTGCTGAGGGGCTGCAGAGGTACCAGGTCTCTTGAACAAGCGAAAAACATCACAACACTATGTTGAACCAAATTTTGTTCTGAACATTATCTTTTGAGGGAGttagttgtttttgttttgacCAGCATCTCATTGCTGAATGGGATGACTATAAAGCTGAACGAGTTTTATTTTATAGAAGCAAACACTTTTATCTTTTCAATTGCTGTAGGGATAACAAGAAATGTCAATTGCCTTGTACCCCTCTCACCGTCTCTCTAATACACACCTTCACTTCAATGCTTGGCATATACCTTGAGATGAAATCTGAGAGCAGACGAAAGGTGGCAGAAGTCCTTGAAAATGAGATGAAAGAGAAGTGTTAAAACCTAGCtatgttttctatttttttcttcttttaagctAGCTGGCGGATATGCCGATTTGGTCAGAGCGCCAAGATACACATTTATTTGCACAATTTTAATCTCAACTAACTGCATAATAGTTACAGCCTTACAGGACATTTCCTTGAACAAAACTGGAGGGATGTGAATCTTGGACATTTTCTTAAGATAACTGGTACAGTTGGCACAACATGCCATGCTTGAAAACTTGATAGAACAAAAACCACAACACATGACACACATATTGGCTCACCATGAAAATGGAAGGAAAATAGGGTAAATTACAGAAACGAAAACAAGAATCAAAGTCTATGAATTGTAATTATCTAGTCCCAGATCTCTCAATGCATCAGTAGCAGCAGCCTTACAGCTCACATGGTTTTCTTTAGCCTTTCTTATGATCTTCTCAATCCCATTGGCAAGCAAAATCGTTCTGCAAATTTACTAATGTAAATTAGTATACAAATTACTCAAAGTGAGGTTGTGATGCTCAataggatttttttttagttttcagtAGTGCAATCCTTTTAGCGAAGTTGCAATGCTTGCCTGTTTTCTGGGTTCCTAGCAACAAGATTTCGGATCATGAGACATGATTGCTTTTGCATCTGCTGTGCAGCAGGAAACTTCTGCATGGATTGGATTGCAAAATCTCCAACTCCAGCCTCAATTGCACGCGCAGCATTCTCTGGGGACCTCAAGCATAACACACATATAATGGACATAACCTGTATTATAAATT
This is a stretch of genomic DNA from Papaver somniferum cultivar HN1 chromosome 1, ASM357369v1, whole genome shotgun sequence. It encodes these proteins:
- the LOC113296578 gene encoding peptidyl-prolyl cis-trans isomerase CYP40-like codes for the protein MVNPRCFMDVSIGGEVEGRIVVELYSDIVPKTAENFRALCTGEKGIGPNTGVPLHFKGNCFHRVVKGFMVQGGDISARNGTGGESIYGLKFDDENFEMKHERKGILSMANSGPNTNGSQFFITTTRAPHLDDKHVVFGKVVKGMGVVRSIEHVYTADSDSPTLDCIIEDCGEIPEGADDGSLNFFNDGDTYPDWPIDLDEKPNEISWWISAVDSAKSFGNEHYKKQDYKMALKKYRKGLRYLDICWDKEDIDEEKSAYLRKAKSQIFTNSSACKLKLGDLEGALLDTDFALRDGEPNVKALFRQGQANMALNAIDAAVDSFKKALELEPNDGAIKKELAVAKKRIADRRDQEKKAFSKMFG